A single region of the Anguilla rostrata isolate EN2019 chromosome 11, ASM1855537v3, whole genome shotgun sequence genome encodes:
- the LOC135235093 gene encoding carcinoembryonic antigen-related cell adhesion molecule 1-like: protein MFTGEAVSLACDIRKRSGWRFSWSRNTQGRLESLYARSTESQQKHILHSVRESDSGEYLCQGERGQNPVIQSFPGSLVLNVFGRKPKPVITQNPHSGELYTGERVTLSCGIGGDPAGWEYLWYKDPLRHTVPNTDNSRTDGSSFTISSAALAHSGEYRCRAARGTKPDRTVWMDRGLPQ from the exons ATGTTCACAGGAGAAGCTGTTAGCTTAGCTTGTGACATCAGGAAACGGTCTGGCTGGAGATTTTCATGGAGCAGAAACACCCAGGGAAGATTAGAGAGCCTCTATGCCCGCAGTACTGAAAGCCAACAAAAGCACATCCTGCACTCTGTAAGAGAGTCAGACAGTGGAGAGTACCTGTGTCAGGGTGAACGAGGACAAAACCCTGTGATCCAGTCATTCCCTGGATCActtgtgttaaatgtgtttg GGAGAAAGCCAAAGCCTgttattacccagaatccccacAGTGGAGAGCtgtacacaggagagagagtcacCCTGAGCTGTGGGATTGGGGGAGATCCTGCTGGCTGGGAGTATCTCTGGTACAAAGacccactgagacacactgtgcCCAACACTGACAACAGCCGGACTGATGGGTCCAGTTTCACCatcagctctgctgctctggcccaCAGTGGAGAGTACCGCTGTAGAGCTGCAAGAGGAACAAAACCTGATCGTACAGTCTGGATGGACAGAGGTCTTCCCCaatga